The following is a genomic window from Opitutus sp. GAS368.
CAAGCCGGGCGTAGGCCGCATCAATCTCCGCGAACGACCGCCGCGGCAGACAGTCGACCAAGACTTTGTCATCGCCGAACACGTGCGCCAGCTGCACGTCGCGGAAGAGAGGATTAAATTCGTGAATCTGCATGGGGCAATCAGTGCTGACCCGCCGTTCGTCCGCGTTGCATGCGCCAGATCACCGCGAGACAGACGGCCAGTGCAGTGAGTGGGATCAGCGAGAGATAAAAGGCCGTTTGCCCACCGTAGTGCTGGAATAGGCGTCCGGTGATGAGCGAACCTGCGGTGCCGCCAAGGGCGGAGAAGACCACGATGAGACCCGACATGGCACCATGCCGCGCCGGGGGCAGCGCGCTAAGCACGACAGAATTCAACGTCGGGTAGATCGGCGCTAGGAAAAGTCCGATTATCGGAAACACAAACGCTCCCAGAGGCGCATCGCGCCAGCCGGTAATTGGCACACCGCGCGCACTCGCCGCGGCGGCGAGTGGCAAGGCGAGAATGACGAGCACGGCGGCGGCCACGAGACACACGCCCAGCACGGCGAGCCAGGGCAGTCGGCGAAGTGCCCAGCCGGCAGCGAAGCGGCCCAGCGCGGTCGATGCGGCCAGAATGCTCGCCATTTGGATACTGAGGGTGGGCGGCAGGTGGAGCACGTGATTGTTGAACGTCGGCAGCCAGCTCATGATTGCCTGTTCGGTGAGGACGTAAATGAACACACCGACGACAAAAACCAGCACGAGCGGCGTGAGCGCGAGCCGCAGCATGTCGCCGATGCCACCGGCCGAGGCGGCGTCGGCTGGATTGTGCGCCTCAGTCTCGTCCAGCGGCACGCTCCAGAGCATCAAGAAAGCCACGGCCGCGATCCCGGCGAGCACGTAATAAACGCGGAACCAGTCCGTCGAGGCCGGCGAAACGTCGTCAACGAACGCGCTAAAGAGGAAGTAGGCGGAGAGAATGCCTAGCATAAAGCACGATTCGAGGAAGCTCATCAGGCTCGTGTGTTCGTGCTGCTCGCGTGCGATCAGGCCGAGTGTCGAAAAGACGGAGACCTTCATCACGCCGAAGCACACGCCGGTGGCGACGAAGAGTAACTGCGTGGCCATGAAGCTCGGCGCCGACGGCACGAGCGCGCAAACCACGCCGATGAACGCGAGCGCACCAAGCATGGCGCGCTTGTAGCCGATGCGCAGGAGCCATGCGGCGACAAAGAAGGATGCGACGGCAATGCTCAGATCCTTGCATGCCTCAAGGACGCTGGCGGCCGTCGAGGTGACGCCAAAGTTCCGCTGCACCTGGAGAATCACCGTGCCGACGCTATTGAGAAGGCTCGCAAACAGGAAATAATTCAGGAACAGGGAAAGCTTGAGGCGGAAATGCTTCATGGCCGGGGTAAGATGAGCGAACTAGAGGTTTAATTTCAGCGGTCGCACGGCAAGGTAAACCGGACCATTCTCCGGCACAAGGGGCGCCCGGATCCACCGGGCGCCCCGCTCATAATACCTAGTCGATAGCGAATTCCGCGCGGGAGACCTTCGCTATCACGAGGTCACCCACTCTGCAGAGGCGACATGGGGATAATGATACCGGAAGTCCCGCGCATTAGAAGCTGTAGGTGAGCGATGACACGATGGAGCGCGGCAGGATCGGACGGGCGTTGAAGTAGGCGCCCGCGTTGCCGGAGGGCGCTCGCGGATCACCTTCAGTAAGGCCGGCGCTGTCGAGCAGGTTCGACACCTCGAGTCGAAAGGTAAGGCTGTGGTGGAACGCGAGGCTGAATCCAGCCGTTACTTCGGTGAAGGCCGAGAGCGGGATCGCATTCGGGTTGGCGTTCTGGTTTGTCGGACGGCTGCCCGTGTAAGCGATGCCTAGGTTGACCGCCGGTCGGCCGATCGACGTCTCGTCGAAGGTATAGGTGCCAGTGACCGAGCCGTAGACCTTAGGCGTGCGGGTCGGATTCAGCCCGTCGAGTGACGTAAGCGTGCCGGCGATGTTGACCAGACCCGGCGTGACAATCTTCGGCTGTTGCACCGTGCCGCGAACATCGATCGAAAGATGGCGGACCGGATTCCACGTGGTGTCGAGTTCGACACCCACGTTGTTGAGGCCCGTGGTGAAACTCACCGGCACAGGTGTGCCATTCACCAGCTGGAAGCCGGTGTTAGGCACGTCTCGCTGGCGCGCGTAGAAGAACGTCAGGAACGCCGCCAGGTGCTGGCCACCGTATTTATAGCCGAACTCGTATTGGGTGAGCGATTCGATGTGTGCAGGGACGACATTGCCAACATTCTTGTTGGTGCTGGCCTGGATGATGATGTCGGAGTTCGAGAGACGCGAACCGGATGAGTAGCGGGCAAAAAGCGCCTGATTTTGGCTGAATGTGTAGTTGGCGCCAACCGTATAGGCCACCTTATGTTCGGCGGCATTCGTGTTGTTATAGTTGCCGCTGCCGAACTGGGCGTTCAGTAGCGCCGGGTAGGGATTCGCCGTGGTCTGCGCATAACTGTTCAGGTCGTAAGTCCTGGCGGTCTCGTAGGAGCCGCGGTATTTGAAGTTCAGGAACCGGGCGCCGGCGTCGAGAATCAGGGGGCCCTGCGTGTGGGTGAGATCGAAGTAAGGCGTGACCTCGTCAATGTTGGCCGTGCCATGGCGGTAAGTGGTGCCCACCTGCTTGGCGCCATTGTAGGTGTATTGTCCGATTACCTGGCCCGTGGTGGCGTCGACGTAAGAGAGATCAAGCCGGCGGTAAGACGAGCTGACGTCGACCAGCATCGTTTGCCACTGCCAAAGCCTCGTCTCCTCGTCTGTCTTCATGTAGAGACCTGCGAGCGCGGTGGTCTTGCCATCGTTGAGGCTGGCGATCAGCCGCAGATCGTCCTGAAAGTCGCGGAAAATAGCCTCGCTCTTCCAGTGGTTCATTAGATCGCCAAGACCGTTGCCGTTGAGCGCCGCGGCCGCTGTCGCGTCCGCCGCGACGACCGCGCCCGCCTGTCCCGGTGCCGTGAGTCGGAAACGATAGTTGCCGTCGGAGCCGAGCGCCGCCGCCCACGTCGACGCCGGGACATTGCCCGAAGTGGCGAGGCTGTTGGCGATACTCTGCAGGCTCGTGGCCGTGCTGAATGGATTCGAATTCCAGGATTTGTTCACGCTTGAGAAGCGGTTGCGATTCTCGAGAGCCAGCTGGTCGCTGAGTTTCACATGCAGCTCGCTGCCGATGTATTTGAGGTCTACCTGAATGCCGTCGGCGATGTCATGGTTGATCGCTCCGATCGGCGAATTGGGAAATGAAAAGAAACGGACGTCTGGCGAGCCGGTTGCGCCGGTATGCAGGTCAGGCCCACCCGGGATTGTCTTCGGGTCCGCAGTGGTGCCCGTGAGCGGAATCGGCAGCATAAACGCCGTGCGGTCGTTGAGCGCCTTGCCGGTTATCTTGAAGTAGCCCTTGTCGTCTTTGAACTGGTGATTGAGGGCGAGGGTCAACTGTCCGCCCTTGTCGGCTTTGTAGCCAGGGCTGCGCAGGCCGTCGTCCACGCGGTAGAAGCCGCCGAGGGCGTAGGTGGTCTGGGCGTTGACCGGACCCGAGACCCACGCGTCGTTGCGGATCAAGCCGTAGTCACCGAACTCGAGTTTGTATTCACCGTCGGGCGTCTGGGCGCCCTGGCGGCCGATGAAATTGATCGTGGCGAGCGGTGCGTTGGAGGTGAACACGCCGGAGCTGCCGCCGCGCAGACCCTCGACGTTGGCAATCCACGTCGAGACGCGCGTGTAGTTGTCCGCCGTGGTGAACGACGTGTCGGCCTCAGAGACGACCGGCAAACCGTCCTCAAGAATGACCGCGTATTTGAATCCACTGCCGGCGCCGATACCGCGGACCGCGAGCGCGTTGTTGGCCTCGCCACCGCTGGACTCGATGTAGAGACCGGGAATGACCTTCATCAGCTCGTCGATGCTGCGCGGTGCCATGGTCTCGATCTTCGCGCGATCAATGGTCGTGATCGCCAGCGGACTATTCAACCGCGACTCCGGCTTGATTGATCCGGTGACCGTAAACGCGTTCAACACGTAGACTGGTTCACCGGTAGTATCTTTGGCCGAGGTGCCCTGAGCCGGAACCGGGGCGGTTGTTTGAGCGGACATCAGACAGGGAAACGCGACTAATATCGCGGCGATTTGGCCAAACACTCGTGCGGCCGACTGCAGCCGGGGAGAATGGTGGGGGTGGTTCATGGGGTTACTATTGGAGTTAGGGAGCATCCTGCAAAAAACGACCGCAGTAAAAACTGCCGCCGGGCTCGCAAGTGCTGGCAAAATGGTTGCCTCTGGAACTCGATTGCCAACGCCGAACCCAAGGAGATTACGGGAATCGCTAGGAAAATCTTAGGGAGCACGCCGGAGCGGCCATTGCTCGTGGTTACCCCGCCTGTGCATGGCTAGAGCTAAGACGCGAGCCCACTGCGTCACCGCAGCGCAGGGGGAAGTGACGCCGTACGCTCAGGCTCTGGCGTGCAACGGCAGCGGCTCAGCGGCGGTCCCGAACTCGAAACCAGTCTCATCGTCACCCGCCTTGCTCTTCACCGGCTGTTCGACCGCGCTGTCGAGACGCTGGACGTCGGCACGGTATTGCTGTGGCGGCCGGCCGGTCGCTTGACGGAACACACGCGCGAAATAATTTGCGTCACTAAAACCACAACTGGCTGAGATTGCCTTGATGCTGAGGCGAGTGCGGCCAAGAGCGTCGATAGCGCTCCGGATGCGCAGCCGGTTGATATGCTCGACAAGCCGCTCGCCGGTGGTGCGGTGAAATATCTTTGAGAGATGATTTGGCGAGCAACCAATCTCCGCCGCAAGCGATTCAAGACTGAGAGCTTCAACCTGGAGGTTGTGCAGGATCAGCCACTGGCATAGCGCGACCGGATCAGTCGTCGCGGGCCGGTGGGAATCGGGCGACTCGACCAACGTCCGCAACAGTGAAATCTCAGCGAGGAAAAGACCTTTGATCGCGAGCGCGTTCACCGCCGGATCGCTGTCGTGGAATTCACAGATGCGATCGAGATAGGAGATCAGATCGTGGAAAAGACTGGTCGTGAAGAAATGCACATCGTCCGCCCGCGGGTAACCAGGCGAGACCTCGTGCGCCACGTGGATATCGACGGTGTTGTTGTAGTAACTGACGACGACATTCTCGAACGGTTCGCGGTCGGCGCGCACGACTTCGCCGTGCGGCATGCCTTTCGGAACGATGCAGACTTCGCCAGGCTGAAGCGTGATGTGCTGGTCAGGAAACGAAAATTCCGTAACGCCGCCGAGTTGGATGAACATCTCGGGTTTGAAATGGTAGGGCATCCGCGCGTGCTGTTCGTAGAGATGGCGCGGGCGCGGAATGTGATAGCGCAGATTGTTGTTCTCGATCGCGCGGATCTGGCGGCATAATACGTCCACGAAAAAGGCATTGGGCGTATGGCCGCCGCCCTTAAGGCTGGAGGTGAAGGAGATCATAGCCGCGATCTTAGGCTTTTTCTAAGTTGGGGTTAGTGGGGGTAGTTTGAGGGTGGCGGCCACCGCAAGAGGTCCTGCAATCACTGCCGAGCGCGCCTCACAATCAAGGAGATGGGCAAGGGTCTTAGCAGTAAAGCTACTCGGTTTAAGCTCAGGCGTCCAATCGTTTTTTAGAGAGAAAAACGACATGAACAGGAAAAATCTATGCTACCTCAGCGGTCGGCCCATATCCAAGAATGGCGACCTGTCCTGCTCCTCCCGTATGAGTATGAGGTTCGAGTAGCGCTAAACCCTCGGCATTCGCCAAGTTCGGCTAGTCACGCTTGCATTTCTACTAGGAGCCTCGGTCTGTGTGCTTCAGACATGAAGAATGCCAATATCCTTGGCTCGATTATGGCAACCGACGGGTGCGATATTCACACATGTGCCGGCGTGCGACGTGCAAGTTTGGCCATGGGATGATTCCTAAATATCCGATTTGGCCAACGCTTGATTCCAGAAGGCGACTGTTTTACAGAACAGTCGCCCAGTGAGCTTGGCCACCTGTTGCTTCAACGAGTGGTCATTTCATCAGCAAATCGACTCTTTGTCGACGGAACCACTCCTTGGCCGTTCCGGACAGCTGGTGCTTCCGATCGGCCTGTGGCCAAATACTGCTTCCTATTGGGTAAGGGACTGCTAACACGACTGATCCACCGTCGACTTGCTTAGTCGGCAGTGGTGTGGCCCTGCGCGAGAGCCTCCACCACCGTAACCCTGGTGAGCGTCGATGTCTTCCATACGCGGAACTCGGTTTACCGGCTGGTTGAGCGGTAAGAGTTGACCGAAGAGCAAAGGGCCCTGGCACGGCAGCATCCAGGGATTGTCTCAGCCCGAGTGATCCGCCTCTGTCCCGACCAGGACGACGAGAACAAGACGACAAGGCCCCGGCTCCGAGCGTCCTATTGCTTGAAATCGGTTGAATGAGCCCAGGCGTCGTTGGTTTCGTAGTCGGCTCGAAGCGCGGCGAGTTTTCCCCCGATGTTCTTGTAGGCGTCGCTTCCGATGATAATCCGATGCAATTTGCGATTCGATTTGAGCACCTCGTAGATGACGCGGGCCGCCAGGGCGGGATCTCCGGGGAACATTTCATCCCCGACATTTTCCATCGCCTTCCGGAATAGCCCCGAGGTTGCCTCATAGTCGTAGATTTGCTCGCCGGAGAATTTTGTGCGGGTGTCGATCCCAGTCCGAAACGAACCGGGTTCGATCAACACCGCCCGTAAGCCCAACGGTTCAATCTCCTGCCATAGGGCCTCGGTAATTCCTTCGAGCGCGAACTTGCTCGCAGAATAGTAACCATTCACCGCGAAGCTGGCGATCCCGTCCATGGACGACATGTTGACAATCGTCCCCTTGCGGCGGGCTCGCATCCCGGGCAGGGCAAGGCGCAGAAGAGCGACGGCACCAAAAAAGTTGACCTCGAAAATTTTCCGATAGTCGGCTTCCTCCTGCTCCTCAACCGCCCCGATAAAATCGATCCCGGCGTTGTTCACCAGGAAGTCAATTGAGCCGAAGTGCTTCTCGGTTTGTTCGATGACGCCAGCCCTCTGGGCGGGATTGACGACATCGAGTGAAAGGGCGAGCGCGGTATCCGGGAACGCTGCGGCCAAAGTTTGCATGGATTCGAGCGACCTCGCTGCGAGAACCACCTGATCTCCTTGCTTCAGCACATGCTCCGCTAAGGCGCGGCCGAGGCCGCTGGAGGCGCCTGTAATCAACCAAGTTGTTTTGTTCATACTTTTTGAAGTGTTGAGGGTTTTTTGAGAGCTTGTTTCTAGGTGGCCGGTAGGAAGTCCGTCGACGTGCTCAAATGCCGCCACTTCTTGTCGGATTCGGCTTTTCTCAAATCCGCCTTTCCCACGATTCCAACCGCGTCGCTGCCAAGCAGGAGTCGCAGGGGTGGTTCATCCATCCCGGCCACTTTAAGTATGACCTGGGCGGCCTTGGCGGGATCTCCGGGTTGCTTGCCATTGTATTCGACCTGAAAGCGCGCCGCCTTGCCGACCGTTGAATCGTATTCGGGACGAACCTCCTGAATCTTTGTCGAGGAGCCGGCGAAGTCGGTCCGGAAGCCACCTGGTTCGATGACGGTCACCTTCACGCCGAGCGGCGCCATTTCGGTCGCCATGACTTCCGAAAAGCCTTCAACGCCAAATTTGGCGGCTGAGTAGGCCGCTCGTCCCGTTGAACCGATTCTTCCACCCACGGACGAAAAGTTGATAATATGACCCGCGCGTTGTTGCCGCATCGTGGGGATTGCGGCCTTGGAAAGGTAGATGGTTCCAAATAGGTTCGTTTCGATTTGGGCTCGAAAGTCTTCGATCTCGGTGTCCTCGATCGGGCCTAGATTGCCGTAGCCGGCAACGTTCGCCACCACATCCAACCGCCCGAATTTGTGAACAGTTGCCTTTACCGCCTCGCAAGTGGACCGGAAACTGGTGACATCCAGTGAAAGGACGAGGACGCGATCGCCAAACTTTGCGATCAGGTCATTTAGCCCATCCTTGTTGCGGGCCGTGGCGGCAAGATTGTCTCCTGAGGCCAGCACAGCCTCCGAAATCGCCCGGCCGAGGCCCCGAGAGCTGCCTGTGATCAACCATGTCTTTGGCATAAACATTTTCTCCTGTTAAGCGGCGAATCGCGGATGTTTCATCGCAAACGCCTGGGTTCGTGTGAGGTTTATTGGTTTTATTACTGCGTGATTCATGTTCGGCGTCACCATTGCATAGTGACGCCGCGTTAGGACGATTGCGATTCGGAGTCGTCGAGTGCGGTGACTGCAACGAGTCCGGCGAGAATGAGGGTTACGAGTATCATGGCGGTCGGTGAGTTGTTGGTGGTTGAGTTAACTTGGGTGCAGTTTACAACTTCAGCGAAGACACTGCCATGACATCGATCCCTGAAATTCCGCCAACGCGAACTCAGGCGCGAGGTGCCCCGATCGTGGTGGCGTTCATTATTTTCGACGGCGTTTCATCCCTCGATTTGAGCGGCCCCCTGAGCGTCTTTGCTGGCGCGTCGCACTTTCTCAAGCAAAAGGGGAAACATGGCTACGAGTGCCCGGTGGTGTCGCTAAGAGGGAAAAAGATCGTCACGGATTTGGGCGCGGCCTTCTTGAGTCAACCAGCGAGCAGGCTCGCCCGACAGAGGATCGACACACTGATGATTCCGGGCGCGATGGGGGCGATGGACGCTGCGTTGGCCGACCGCAAACTCCTCTCGTGGATCGCGCGCCAAGGACGACGCGCGCGACGGGTCTGTTCAGTTTGTGCGGGAGGAAGACTCCTTGCTGCATCTGGATTGGCCGAAGGTCGCCGCATGGTTACCCATTGGGCGCACTGCGGCGTGTTGCAGGAGCAGAACCCCGGTGTGACGGTCGAGACGGATCCAATCTATATCGAAGACGGACCGGTCTGGTCGTCGGCCGGCGTTACGGCCGGTATCGACCTAGCCCTCGCGCTCGTGGAGCAGGACTTCGGCCGCGATCTGGCGATGGCCGTTGCCCGTCAACATGTCGTGTTCATGAAGCGACCGGGCGGACAATCACAGTTCAGCACGATGCTGGAAGCGCAGATAGCGGGCAAAAATACTTTCGCCAGATTACACGAGTGGGCGATTGAACGGCTCGGCGATCGAAACCTGAACGTTGATCAACTCGCTGCGCATGCCGGCATGAGCCCCCGCAACTTCGCGCGGGTCTACACCGCGACCACGGGCCGAACGCCCTCGA
Proteins encoded in this region:
- a CDS encoding MFS transporter, translated to MKHFRLKLSLFLNYFLFASLLNSVGTVILQVQRNFGVTSTAASVLEACKDLSIAVASFFVAAWLLRIGYKRAMLGALAFIGVVCALVPSAPSFMATQLLFVATGVCFGVMKVSVFSTLGLIAREQHEHTSLMSFLESCFMLGILSAYFLFSAFVDDVSPASTDWFRVYYVLAGIAAVAFLMLWSVPLDETEAHNPADAASAGGIGDMLRLALTPLVLVFVVGVFIYVLTEQAIMSWLPTFNNHVLHLPPTLSIQMASILAASTALGRFAAGWALRRLPWLAVLGVCLVAAAVLVILALPLAAAASARGVPITGWRDAPLGAFVFPIIGLFLAPIYPTLNSVVLSALPPARHGAMSGLIVVFSALGGTAGSLITGRLFQHYGGQTAFYLSLIPLTALAVCLAVIWRMQRGRTAGQH
- a CDS encoding TonB-dependent receptor — protein: MNHPHHSPRLQSAARVFGQIAAILVAFPCLMSAQTTAPVPAQGTSAKDTTGEPVYVLNAFTVTGSIKPESRLNSPLAITTIDRAKIETMAPRSIDELMKVIPGLYIESSGGEANNALAVRGIGAGSGFKYAVILEDGLPVVSEADTSFTTADNYTRVSTWIANVEGLRGGSSGVFTSNAPLATINFIGRQGAQTPDGEYKLEFGDYGLIRNDAWVSGPVNAQTTYALGGFYRVDDGLRSPGYKADKGGQLTLALNHQFKDDKGYFKITGKALNDRTAFMLPIPLTGTTADPKTIPGGPDLHTGATGSPDVRFFSFPNSPIGAINHDIADGIQVDLKYIGSELHVKLSDQLALENRNRFSSVNKSWNSNPFSTATSLQSIANSLATSGNVPASTWAAALGSDGNYRFRLTAPGQAGAVVAADATAAAALNGNGLGDLMNHWKSEAIFRDFQDDLRLIASLNDGKTTALAGLYMKTDEETRLWQWQTMLVDVSSSYRRLDLSYVDATTGQVIGQYTYNGAKQVGTTYRHGTANIDEVTPYFDLTHTQGPLILDAGARFLNFKYRGSYETARTYDLNSYAQTTANPYPALLNAQFGSGNYNNTNAAEHKVAYTVGANYTFSQNQALFARYSSGSRLSNSDIIIQASTNKNVGNVVPAHIESLTQYEFGYKYGGQHLAAFLTFFYARQRDVPNTGFQLVNGTPVPVSFTTGLNNVGVELDTTWNPVRHLSIDVRGTVQQPKIVTPGLVNIAGTLTSLDGLNPTRTPKVYGSVTGTYTFDETSIGRPAVNLGIAYTGSRPTNQNANPNAIPLSAFTEVTAGFSLAFHHSLTFRLEVSNLLDSAGLTEGDPRAPSGNAGAYFNARPILPRSIVSSLTYSF
- a CDS encoding helix-turn-helix domain-containing protein; translated protein: MISFTSSLKGGGHTPNAFFVDVLCRQIRAIENNNLRYHIPRPRHLYEQHARMPYHFKPEMFIQLGGVTEFSFPDQHITLQPGEVCIVPKGMPHGEVVRADREPFENVVVSYYNNTVDIHVAHEVSPGYPRADDVHFFTTSLFHDLISYLDRICEFHDSDPAVNALAIKGLFLAEISLLRTLVESPDSHRPATTDPVALCQWLILHNLQVEALSLESLAAEIGCSPNHLSKIFHRTTGERLVEHINRLRIRSAIDALGRTRLSIKAISASCGFSDANYFARVFRQATGRPPQQYRADVQRLDSAVEQPVKSKAGDDETGFEFGTAAEPLPLHARA
- a CDS encoding SDR family NAD(P)-dependent oxidoreductase; the encoded protein is MNKTTWLITGASSGLGRALAEHVLKQGDQVVLAARSLESMQTLAAAFPDTALALSLDVVNPAQRAGVIEQTEKHFGSIDFLVNNAGIDFIGAVEEQEEADYRKIFEVNFFGAVALLRLALPGMRARRKGTIVNMSSMDGIASFAVNGYYSASKFALEGITEALWQEIEPLGLRAVLIEPGSFRTGIDTRTKFSGEQIYDYEATSGLFRKAMENVGDEMFPGDPALAARVIYEVLKSNRKLHRIIIGSDAYKNIGGKLAALRADYETNDAWAHSTDFKQ
- a CDS encoding oxidoreductase is translated as MPKTWLITGSSRGLGRAISEAVLASGDNLAATARNKDGLNDLIAKFGDRVLVLSLDVTSFRSTCEAVKATVHKFGRLDVVANVAGYGNLGPIEDTEIEDFRAQIETNLFGTIYLSKAAIPTMRQQRAGHIINFSSVGGRIGSTGRAAYSAAKFGVEGFSEVMATEMAPLGVKVTVIEPGGFRTDFAGSSTKIQEVRPEYDSTVGKAARFQVEYNGKQPGDPAKAAQVILKVAGMDEPPLRLLLGSDAVGIVGKADLRKAESDKKWRHLSTSTDFLPAT
- a CDS encoding DJ-1/PfpI family protein, with translation MTSIPEIPPTRTQARGAPIVVAFIIFDGVSSLDLSGPLSVFAGASHFLKQKGKHGYECPVVSLRGKKIVTDLGAAFLSQPASRLARQRIDTLMIPGAMGAMDAALADRKLLSWIARQGRRARRVCSVCAGGRLLAASGLAEGRRMVTHWAHCGVLQEQNPGVTVETDPIYIEDGPVWSSAGVTAGIDLALALVEQDFGRDLAMAVARQHVVFMKRPGGQSQFSTMLEAQIAGKNTFARLHEWAIERLGDRNLNVDQLAAHAGMSPRNFARVYTATTGRTPSKAIEFMRLEEARRLLEDTDKSVDEISDQIGFGSTERMRTTFQRNLKVSPRDYRLRFGCAS